GCATCAGGGCAGACCTCTTCCATATCGCGCAGAAGTTCCACCAGCACTGGAATATGACGCAATCCACGGAAAATCCCGCCGGGACCTAAGGTATCACCGACTTCCTGATCGACACCGTAGCGCTTCGGAATATCTCGATCGAGATACCATGCATCCAACCCACCTACCTGCACCGAACAAATAACGAAATCCGTACCCGCAAGAGCTTTACGGCGGTCAGTTTCCAGAAGCACCGTTGCAGGCAATTCTGCCTGATCTATCATCTTCTGAACAAGCTTACCCGTTGTTTTCAGTGCATCAGGATCTATGTCGTGCAAGCGTAATTCTAAATTTTGAAGTGATGGATATGCAAACGCCGCAGAAAGAATCTGGCGGGTGAACATTACACTTCCAGCACCAATAATGGTTAATCGAGCCATTGTATTACTCCTTACTCACGGCGGGTTTTAAGTGTCAGTGCGTAAATGGATACAGAGATAACAATAATCATCCCGTACACTAGACGTGTCCAGAACCCAGAAAGTCCCGAACTGATAACCCCCGCCTCAATAATTCCTATAATGATCGACCCGATAGCTGTTCCGTAAATTGTCCCTTTACCGCCGAAGACAGAAGTTCCACCAATAAAGACAGAGGCAAACACCAGCAGCATGTAGCCCTCGCCCATGGTCGGCCACCAGTTTGCCATTTCCAGACAAATAAGGAAGGAAACAAATGCACTAATCAGCCCCATGCCAGCAAATAACAAAATCCGTTCCCGTGAAACAGAAACACCGGTCATTCGAGCCGTGCGGATGTTATCGCCGATAAACAACAGGCTATCGCCATAGACATGGCGATTCAAAATCAGCCACGCGGCAACACAAAGTAACAAACACCAGATAGCCTGAGCAGGGATAACATCCCATAGACGTCCGACAAACACGGAATGTATCCACGTATCGCGAACATCGACGATGTTTCGCGCAAGCCCGTCAGCTAGGACAACAGCAAGCCCGCGCCACAAAAATTGTGTTCCAATAGTCGCGATAATAGAAGGAACCCCGAACCCCACAACAAGTACACCGTTTCCAAGCCCCGCAACCATACCTGTTGCCAGACAGGCAATAAGCCCGAATAGCGGACTCCCCGTAGCTTTAAATACCATTGCAAAGATCAACCCCGACAGTGCCATTACAGCCGGAAATGAAATATCCATTTCGCCACTTACAATGCAAAAGGTAAGCCCTACAGCCAGCAACGTTGTGAAAGGAATGGTGGAAAGAAACGAAATATAAATTCGCGAAGCAAGAAATGTTTTAGGACTCAACACCATAAACAGCGCTAACAATGCCAGCAAGATGCATGTTACACCGATTTGAATGCTGTAGCGTCTCAAGATAGTTGCAGCCTGCATCGTTATTCCCCCTCACCAGATTCCGTATGTTCATTGGCGGGAGTTGCTCCACACGCAAGCCCAGTCAGCAGAGATGACAACCCTTCTAAGGTAATGTCTCCCTTATTCAATTCTTGCACAACGCGCCCTCTATCCAGAATCACAAATCGATCACATGCTTCATACACATGCCGCATGTTGTGTGAGATAAACACAGCAGACCGACCAGCTTTTCGGATTTGCTGGATAAACTGCAACACCTTGCTTACTTCAGTGAGTGAAAGCGCTGTAGTCGGTTCATCAAGAATTACCGCAGAAGCCGCAAAGTACATTGCGCGCCCAATAGCCAACCCCTGACGCTCACCACCGGAAAGCACAGCAACACAAGCATCGGCAGAAACCCCTGCTCCACGCAGCCCCATGAATTCTTTCAAAATAGTTTCCGTTGCCTGCTTTTCGTACGCAACGTCAATAAGCCCGAATCTATTTCGCTTGTGCCTGCCAACAAAGACATTGCGCCACAGTGGTTGATTTTCGCACAGGGCACGTTCCTGATAGACAGTTTCAATTCCTAGCTTGCGCGCCATTTTTACAGAGTAACTCTTCAACGCAACCGGCGTATCATTAACAGAAAAACTTCCGCTATCTGCCTGTTCTACACCGGACAAAATTTTAACAAGAGAAGATTTACCTGCGCCGTTATCACCCAGCAGCCCGACTATTTCGTTGGAGCCAAGCGTAAAACTTACATCTTCCAACGCAACGACTGAACCAAAGCGCTTGCTGATATGGTGTAATTCTATGAGGGGAGTAGTGTGTGGCATGAAAATATTAAGTAAGGCACGGAGCAAAAGTGCCCCGTGCCATTTTGTAGTATTAACGAAGACCTTTTTTAGCCAGAGGCTCAATAAGTGCAATGTTACCTTTGTGCACAAATCCAGCGCCAGTGTTTACAACCAGACCGGAGAAACCGTACTTTTTGCTAAGTACAATCTGCAATACAGGCAGGTAGCCCTGTAAGAAAGGCTGACCATCGCCAACCAGATCTACATAGCCACTTTTGATTGCGGATGCTGTAGCAGGAGACAGGCTAAAACCAGCACCAATAATATCTTTAGGACCTACGCCTGCTGCGCGGAAGAAGTTTTCCAGCTGTGCAGTCAATGCGCCGTGATCCATGATTACAATGCGGCAGTCAGGGTTAGCGCTCAAGTATGCAGTCATAAGAGGCTTACCAAGGGTAGCATCTTTATCTACTTCAGGAGAAATTTCCTGATAATCAACTTTCAGACCGGCAGCTTCGAGAGTTTCAATAATACCACGGGTAGACATACCACGGGTAGGCTGACTTTTAAGTCCCCAAACAAGTGCTTTCTCACCTTTTTTCAGACCAAAACGGTTAATTGCTTCTGTAGCGAGAATGCGACCACGCGCTTTGTTATCCACGCCTGCGTAGCCAAAACCACGGGACTGATATTGTGTAGACAAGCGAGGCAGTTCAGTATCACTTGCGGTAACAATGATGCCAGCTTCTTCCGCTTCTTTTACAAACGGAGCAAATGCATCATCACCCGGATGACCCATTACAACAATGCCGTCAGGAGAGGTTGCCATAGCCTGTTTGAAGTTTTCAATCATCTTCTGCGGACTCCAGTCGGAGTACATAAATTCTACAGTACAACCAAGATCAGCAGCAGCCTGCGCTGCACCATTCTGAACAATGGTGTTGTATGTACCGCCAACAGGCCCACCGGTATCGAAGTAAATTGTCATGCCTTTGCCAGCCTGTTCGAGAGAAGAGCCGGAAAATGCAACATTAGGAAGAGAGATAGTTGCAGCAGCAACTAACAGCATAAAACAAATGAAAGAAGTAAAAATATTTTTGCGTCTTTGCATGAATGTGCTCCGAAAAAATTGAAGTTATACAGCAAACAATATAAGCACTGTTCAATATATGATTAGAGAGTCTAAGAACAATTGAAAAAACCAATCACCCACACAGATTACTATAGGCAATCATGATAGCTAAATTTAGGCACAGACACGAGTTGACCTAACCACTGCAACTCACCAACTATAGACCATCTAAGTTTTTTTCTGCCCTAAGGGGCACGCGATAAAAAACTTTGGTAGAGAAGTAGAAAGACTCTCCCAACTACGACTTATAAAGCATCTTCCAATTGAAGCACTGCATACTAAGCAAAAAAGCAAGCTAGTACCGTAGCCATGCGTCAGACTAAAGGAGAATACGCTGTGAAAAGACATGTTATATCATGCATTGCAATGTTCGGCATCTTCCTGTGCCTTACAAGCACAGGACACACGCAGGAATCAGACGATGGATTTTCCTCCCCAATCAACGAAGCTGAGTTAGCCTTGGATGCTATCCTCACATTCGATCAATTAGCATCCCAAGATGACCGATTTGGTCCCTTTATGGACTTTATAATTGGATACCCTGAGCGGGACACGACGTTCGACCATCTCTATAAATCATTTTTCACACCAGCACTCATAAAGGCATGGCGTACAGCCGAACGCGATCGAGTTATGCAAGATTGTAAAGGGGAATATATTGATGGGGATCTATGCGGATTAGGATTTAATCCATTATCGTGTGCGCAAGATGACCCACCAAACGGCTATGTTTATAAAACCCAGATGGAAACAGACAAATTCATTCTCATTGCTGCCGCATGGAAAGGCTGGGAAGACCCAACTGCCATTTATCGAATGGTGTTTGAAGAAAATCAATGGCGCTTAGACGGCGTCATCTGTGCTGATGGAGATCGGTTTAATTAACCTTTCCGAAAATTATTTTCACAGGGGCTTGAGCACATAGCATAGTGCAATTACGGCTCATGTCCCTGTTGAATGTTTTTGCTACGTTTTTAAATAAGCAGCAATCGTCCCCCACTTTCACAAGAACAATATGTGTATCTACTGAAGAATATTTTTGACGATCATATAAATACGTTGGACATCTTCGTCACCAGCTTCGCCAACCATCCGGTTAATTTCCTGTCGTAATTCCTGACAATCAATTTCACCCGCGCTTTCAAAAAGTTCGCCTATTTTCACACCCAGCCCTTGAGCAAGCTTGCTGACCAACGTTATTGTCACATTAGCCTCACCACGTTCAAGTTCACTTATGTACTTTGCTCCTGTATCGGCTGCCACAGCCAACTGCTCCTGAGTCATTTTTTTTGCCTTACGTAATGCTCGAACCCTTTTTCCAAACAATGTTAATTCAGTAGACATGAATTTCTCCTATCAAAGTATCATGTCCTGTGAACAAAGTATTTGCAATTGCCTCACCCCCCAAAACTTTCAAAAAATACCAAAGCTATTTGTTAGTTCTTTTCACAGAAGTTTCGTTTTCTGTTATTACAGTACAATGCTCTGAAGGAGGATTGCTATGCAGTGGTACCAGAAAACGGAAGAGGCTATTTTTGCTGAACTTGAAACAAGCGCTACAGGTCTGACGCAAAAACAGGTGTCTGAACGACTGGCAAAGTATGGTGAAAACGTCGTCGGTGACGAAGATGCTGTTAACTACTTCGAAATTCTTCTCCATCAGTTAAAAAGCCCGCTCGTAGTTATTTTGCTTATTGCAGCAGCAGTCACGACACTGCTCGGCGAATTTATCGATGCCGGAGTCATCGGTGCTGTTGTAATTTTGAACGGACTCATCGGGTTTATTCAAGAATCCAAAGCAGAACAAAGTGTCCGGTCTCTCCAAAAAATGGTAACACCTAAAGCCTTAGCCATCCGTGATGGTAAAGAAATGGAGATAGACAGCAGAACCTTGCAACCCGGTGACATTGTCATTCTCTTTTCAGGAGCGATGGTTCCTGCTGATATTCGCCTGATAGAAGCCAATGAACTCCGCATTGACGAGTCGATGCTAACAGGTGAATCGCTGCCGGCTAACAAGCTCCCTGAACTCATACCAGAAGATGATCTTTCACCGGGCGATCAGGTAAACATGTCCTTTATGGGAACAATTGTTGTCAACGGACGTGGTAAGGGCATTGTCACTGAGACAGGTCTTAAAACAATGCTTGGCGGCATCGCGCAGGATATCCGCTCTATCGGCAAAGTAGCCGCACCAATTCAGGAAAAAATAGAACGTCTCGCAAAAGCAATCGGCGTTCTGGTACTCAGTGCCGCTTCTCTCCTCTTTATTCTGGGGCTGGCTCTCGGCGAATCTATCAAAAATATGTTTTTAACAGCAGTGGCTGTATCCGTAGCAACAGTGCCGGAAGGTCTTCCAATTGTTGTCACCATCGCTATGGCTGTGGGGGTTAAGCGCATGGCATCGTATAATGCTGTTATCCGAAAGCTTGCAGCTGTTGAAACATTGGGCAGCACCACTGTCATTTGCTCCGATAAAACGGGGACTCTGACAGTAAACCGAATGACAGTAACAAAAATTTTTGATGGCAAAGATGAAATGACTATAACTGGCACTGGATACATCCCTGAAGGAGAATTTACCACAGCAAACGGGGACAAAACACCTCTCACAGAATCGTTGCAACACGTTTTGCGCATAGGCTTACTCTGCAACGAGTCACGCCTTGTCCAAAAAGACGATACATGGGAAGTCGAAGGCGATCCGACAGAAGGAGCGCTCATTGTATCTGCGTTAAAATCCGGCATGACTATGGATGAAAAAAAAGCATGGCCGGAAATTGCGATACTCCCCTTTGAATCTGACAGAGGCTACATGGCAACCCTGCATGAGCACGCGGGTAAAAAATTTCTTTTTGTCAAAGGTGGACATGACAGACTTCTCACTGCTTGCGACCCTACTCTTTTTCCGTATGGAACAACTATTGATCTAATAGACGAAGAGGCACATGAAATGGCGGCAAAGGGATTACGAGTGCTCGCATTTGCAGTAAAAGAAATGCCTGCTGAAACAACGACAGTTTCAGATGCAGACGCTATGAACGGTCTGCAATTCATGGGACTGCAAGGAATGATGGATCCGCCTCGTCCAGAAGCTATTGAAGCCGTTGCCAACTGCCAGTCGGCAGGAATCCGTGTAGTTATGATTACAGGCGACCATGCTGATACAGCCTATGCCATTGCGAGGATGCTTGGAATTAACACAGCCCACGACGGTGCTGTTACTGGTACACGCCTTGCCAAGATGACGGATCAGGAACTTTCAGAAATTGTTCAGGAAGAGTCTGTGTTTGCCAGAATCGCTCCAGATGATAAATTCCGCATAATAAATAGCCTCAAGGAACATGGTGAAATCGTCGCCGTAACAGGAGACGGGGTAAACGATGCTCCTGCCCTTCGAACTGCACATATTGGTGTCTCCATGGGGAAAGGCGGAACAGATGTTGCGCGTGAATCATCAGACATGGTGCTGATTGATGACAATTTCTCTAGCATATTCCATGCAGTCCGCGAGGGACGAATTGTTTTTGACAACTTGCGTAAGGCTATTTTCTTCCTCCTGCCAACGGGTCTTGCCGCCGTGTGGTCGATTCTTTTGACTATGATATTCGGGCTGCCGATTCCATTTGTCGCAGCGCAGCTTCTCTGGATTAACCTTGTCACAAACGGATTACAGGACGTAGCCTTCGCATTTGAACCCGGTGAAAAGGATGTAGGCGACCGACCACCACGCCCTACAGATGAAGGCATCATTAATTCATTACTCCTACAGCGAACTGTGATTGTAAGCCTGTGCATTGCGTTAGGCGTATACGGTGTTTTCAGCGCAGCACTTGAGCAAGGGGTTAATCTAGAAAAAGCCCGTACACTGGCTATGACTACTATGGTATTTTTCCAGTTCTTTCAGGCAATAAATTCCCGTGCAGAACGTGCATCTATTTTTACTATCAATCCTTTTTCCAACCACTTTTTGCTGGTGAGTATGATACTCGCAGTGGGCGCACAAATTAGTGTTGTCTACGTATCGTCTTTGCAATGGGTATTCAGAACACAGCCTCTATCAGGTGAAGAATGGGGAATATGCATCTCTATCGCATCCATAATTATTCTTGTGGTAGAAATTGAAAAAGCGCTCCGACGAACGATACGTCAAAAGGCGCTGTAGATTCGATCCTCACACGACCTGCACTGGTTATATTGCGCAAGTAGAAAAAATTAATATCCCAGTGAACCTACAAGAAGCTCCCGCCAGCTATTAACTAGCTGACGGGAGTTTCATCATTGTTATCTAAAAAAGTACTAGAAAAATGCGGCATCACGAATATAGTTCGTTTCATTTTTTTTCATAACGAACTCATTTTGCTCAACTACGTCGTGATATTTTTTCAATTCTGATAAATACCATCGTTACCTGATTACACCGCATCTTCCGTTAAGAATTTATCTCGACCATCCAGTTTAGCTAAGTACAGCAAGCTATCTGCCCGTTCGACAAGCTGAGCACCTTTTTCATGTTCTGCCATTTCTGCAATCCCACCACTTACAGTGATGGGACGAACAGTACACTGCAATGCAGAATTGCGTAGTTGCGCTGCAAACAGCTCCATGCGTTCTAAGGCTTGTTTCGCCTTGCATGAAGGCAACAATACTAGAAATTCTCCGCCGCCAGTTCGCGCAATCACATCGCCATCATGCATATGACTCCCAAGTAGTGCTGCCAGATATCGCAGAACATCATCGCCACAGTGCCTGCCCTGCGCTTCATTTAGCCGAGTAAAGTGATCGATATCGAAAACACACACACTCAGAGTGAGATCTTGCGCCACAACATCAG
The DNA window shown above is from Halodesulfovibrio sp. and carries:
- a CDS encoding substrate-binding domain-containing protein codes for the protein MQRRKNIFTSFICFMLLVAAATISLPNVAFSGSSLEQAGKGMTIYFDTGGPVGGTYNTIVQNGAAQAAADLGCTVEFMYSDWSPQKMIENFKQAMATSPDGIVVMGHPGDDAFAPFVKEAEEAGIIVTASDTELPRLSTQYQSRGFGYAGVDNKARGRILATEAINRFGLKKGEKALVWGLKSQPTRGMSTRGIIETLEAAGLKVDYQEISPEVDKDATLGKPLMTAYLSANPDCRIVIMDHGALTAQLENFFRAAGVGPKDIIGAGFSLSPATASAIKSGYVDLVGDGQPFLQGYLPVLQIVLSKKYGFSGLVVNTGAGFVHKGNIALIEPLAKKGLR
- a CDS encoding ABC transporter permease, which produces MQAATILRRYSIQIGVTCILLALLALFMVLSPKTFLASRIYISFLSTIPFTTLLAVGLTFCIVSGEMDISFPAVMALSGLIFAMVFKATGSPLFGLIACLATGMVAGLGNGVLVVGFGVPSIIATIGTQFLWRGLAVVLADGLARNIVDVRDTWIHSVFVGRLWDVIPAQAIWCLLLCVAAWLILNRHVYGDSLLFIGDNIRTARMTGVSVSRERILLFAGMGLISAFVSFLICLEMANWWPTMGEGYMLLVFASVFIGGTSVFGGKGTIYGTAIGSIIIGIIEAGVISSGLSGFWTRLVYGMIIVISVSIYALTLKTRRE
- a CDS encoding HAD-IC family P-type ATPase, whose translation is MQWYQKTEEAIFAELETSATGLTQKQVSERLAKYGENVVGDEDAVNYFEILLHQLKSPLVVILLIAAAVTTLLGEFIDAGVIGAVVILNGLIGFIQESKAEQSVRSLQKMVTPKALAIRDGKEMEIDSRTLQPGDIVILFSGAMVPADIRLIEANELRIDESMLTGESLPANKLPELIPEDDLSPGDQVNMSFMGTIVVNGRGKGIVTETGLKTMLGGIAQDIRSIGKVAAPIQEKIERLAKAIGVLVLSAASLLFILGLALGESIKNMFLTAVAVSVATVPEGLPIVVTIAMAVGVKRMASYNAVIRKLAAVETLGSTTVICSDKTGTLTVNRMTVTKIFDGKDEMTITGTGYIPEGEFTTANGDKTPLTESLQHVLRIGLLCNESRLVQKDDTWEVEGDPTEGALIVSALKSGMTMDEKKAWPEIAILPFESDRGYMATLHEHAGKKFLFVKGGHDRLLTACDPTLFPYGTTIDLIDEEAHEMAAKGLRVLAFAVKEMPAETTTVSDADAMNGLQFMGLQGMMDPPRPEAIEAVANCQSAGIRVVMITGDHADTAYAIARMLGINTAHDGAVTGTRLAKMTDQELSEIVQEESVFARIAPDDKFRIINSLKEHGEIVAVTGDGVNDAPALRTAHIGVSMGKGGTDVARESSDMVLIDDNFSSIFHAVREGRIVFDNLRKAIFFLLPTGLAAVWSILLTMIFGLPIPFVAAQLLWINLVTNGLQDVAFAFEPGEKDVGDRPPRPTDEGIINSLLLQRTVIVSLCIALGVYGVFSAALEQGVNLEKARTLAMTTMVFFQFFQAINSRAERASIFTINPFSNHFLLVSMILAVGAQISVVYVSSLQWVFRTQPLSGEEWGICISIASIIILVVEIEKALRRTIRQKAL
- a CDS encoding ATP-binding cassette domain-containing protein — encoded protein: MLRALLNIFMPHTTPLIELHHISKRFGSVVALEDVSFTLGSNEIVGLLGDNGAGKSSLVKILSGVEQADSGSFSVNDTPVALKSYSVKMARKLGIETVYQERALCENQPLWRNVFVGRHKRNRFGLIDVAYEKQATETILKEFMGLRGAGVSADACVAVLSGGERQGLAIGRAMYFAASAVILDEPTTALSLTEVSKVLQFIQQIRKAGRSAVFISHNMRHVYEACDRFVILDRGRVVQELNKGDITLEGLSSLLTGLACGATPANEHTESGEGE
- a CDS encoding helix-turn-helix transcriptional regulator, encoding MSTELTLFGKRVRALRKAKKMTQEQLAVAADTGAKYISELERGEANVTITLVSKLAQGLGVKIGELFESAGEIDCQELRQEINRMVGEAGDEDVQRIYMIVKNILQ